In one Diabrotica virgifera virgifera chromosome 5, PGI_DIABVI_V3a genomic region, the following are encoded:
- the LOC126885412 gene encoding uncharacterized protein LOC126885412, whose product MDFCITQKQVPTVKRIHRTFAEEYNYSGSIESLRTVIRKMGFRWRKTRTNRKLLMEKPNIQHLRLNFLRSMKRYRNTSHPVIYMDETYVHSSHTYQKSWSDSPNKGIQKPVSKGQMLVIVHAGGESGFVKNAYLRYKPTIKTGDYHDAMNYDNYKKWLQDKLIPNLPPNSVLVIDNAPYHNVQTEKCPTMSSRKAEMQQWLTTRNISFTDDILKLELYIIKLHKPLFKTYEIDKILEDKGHSVLRLPKILSGFESYRVSMGFYEAICR is encoded by the coding sequence ATGGATTTTTGTATAACACAAAAACAAGTCCCAACTGTGAAACGCATACACAGAACATTTGCAGAGGAGTACAACTATTCAGGTTCCATAGAAAGCCTACGAACAGTAATTAGAAAGATGGGATTTCGGTGGCGAAAAACCAGAactaatagaaaattattaatggaAAAGCCCAATATTCAACATCTTAGACTGAATTTCTTACGTAGTATGAAACGTTACAGGAACACAAGTCACCCAGTTATATACATGGATGAAACATACGTCCATTCATCTCATACCTACCAAAAGAGCTGGTCTGATAGTCCAAACAAGGGCATACAAAAACCAGTATCTAAAGGACAGATGCTTGTGATAGTGCATGCTGGAGGTGAAAGCGGTTTTGTTAAAAACGCTTATCTGCGCTACAAACCTACTATAAAAACCGGAGATTATCATGATGCAATGAACTACGACAATTACAAAAAGTGGCTTCAGGATAAACTGATACCAAATTTGCCCCCGAACAGCGTTTTAGTGATTGATAATGCACCGTATCACAACGTACAAACTGAGAAATGTCCAACTATGTCTTCCAGGAAAGCAGAAATGCAGCAGTGGCTGACAACGCGAAATATTTCCTTTACAGATGACATATTGAAACTTGAATTATACATTATAAAATTACACAAACCTCTGTTTAAAACCTATGAAATTGACAAAATACTCGAGGATAAAGGACATTCAGTTTTACGGTTACCCAAGATATTATCCGGATTTGAATCCTATAGAGTTAGTATGGGCTTCTATGAAGCAATATGTCGCTGA